A window of Staphylococcus sp. 17KM0847 contains these coding sequences:
- a CDS encoding aromatic acid exporter family protein, translating to MFRLNPYRIGWRTIKTAVGMALGVIIAKLLGLDNYASSAILVVLCIKDTKMHSVNAIVSRFVSCLIAIGFGATIFPLLGQHAWVLGLIVLLFIPLTVMINTQEGVVTSIVILLHFFNATHINVDLIFNEILLLIVGLSIAFLMNTIMPSFHKELEQFQNEIEAQIRYIFNTFSKQCMHVEHSDYLSFTRLITTIQQAKSVAFRDVKNHFVRNENSYYHYFDMRQDQVDILRRIQHNLHLISTDDILCNRVAELFKEMAENVNENNYTALRLHMLYDIRLQINQLPLPQTHEELYTRSSIIQILYDTEEYLRIKSKFGSLKLYHEMS from the coding sequence ATGTTCCGTTTGAATCCATATCGAATCGGATGGCGAACGATTAAAACTGCGGTCGGCATGGCACTAGGTGTAATTATCGCTAAACTACTTGGATTAGATAATTATGCATCTAGTGCCATTTTAGTTGTACTGTGCATTAAAGACACTAAAATGCATTCAGTCAATGCCATTGTTTCACGTTTCGTCTCCTGTTTAATTGCTATTGGTTTTGGTGCGACAATCTTTCCATTATTGGGGCAACATGCATGGGTTTTAGGATTGATTGTTTTACTGTTTATTCCACTTACTGTTATGATTAACACGCAAGAAGGTGTCGTAACAAGCATTGTTATTTTGCTGCATTTCTTTAATGCAACACATATTAATGTGGATTTGATTTTCAATGAAATCTTATTACTCATCGTCGGACTATCTATTGCCTTTTTAATGAATACGATTATGCCGAGTTTTCATAAAGAATTAGAACAGTTTCAAAATGAGATTGAAGCACAAATCCGATATATTTTTAATACTTTTAGCAAACAATGTATGCACGTTGAGCATTCAGACTATCTATCTTTTACCCGATTGATTACAACGATTCAACAAGCTAAGTCTGTTGCTTTTAGAGATGTCAAAAATCACTTTGTTCGCAATGAAAATAGTTACTATCACTATTTTGATATGCGACAAGATCAAGTGGATATTTTGCGCCGTATTCAACACAATCTCCACTTGATTTCAACTGATGATATCCTGTGCAATCGTGTAGCAGAATTATTTAAAGAGATGGCAGAGAATGTCAATGAAAACAATTACACTGCACTTAGACTACACATGCTATACGATATACGATTACAAATCAATCAACTTCCTTTGCCTCAAACACACGAAGAATTGTATACACGCTCCAGTATCATTCAGATCTTATATGACACAGAAGAATATCTTAGAATTAAATCAAAATTTGGTTCATTAAAGTTATACCATGAAATGTCATAA
- a CDS encoding dihydrolipoamide acetyltransferase family protein — protein MDIKMPKLGESVHEGTLEQWLVDVGDHVDEYDPLCEVITDKVTAEVPSSFEGTVTALHVHPGDTVEVGTVICSLDTPHHSEDIDSVEASVHNNEQQETEDEQSISQPFKNSIEQDQDQSQAKNNGRYSPVVFKLASQHHIDLSQVVGTGFEGRVTKKDIEAVIQHKGNPSQTTVKTETSISKQSNPTPETHKDTIPVNGVRRQIAQKMVQSVQEIPHAWMKIEVDATEMVKTRNHYKSKFKEQEGYNLTFFAFFVKAVAEALKKHPTLNSSWQNDEIVLHKDIHLSIAVAHEDKLFVPVIHNADDKSIKGIAKEIYNLANKARHNQLTQADMTGGTFTVNNTGTFGSVSSMGIINHPQAAILQVESIIKKPVIIDDMIAIRHMVNLCLSIDHRILDGLQAGRFLNDVKQHIEHYTLENTTLY, from the coding sequence ATGGATATTAAAATGCCAAAGTTAGGGGAAAGTGTACATGAAGGCACACTTGAACAGTGGCTTGTAGATGTTGGGGATCATGTTGATGAATACGATCCATTATGTGAAGTAATCACTGACAAAGTGACTGCTGAAGTCCCTTCATCTTTTGAAGGAACAGTAACAGCACTGCACGTTCATCCAGGTGATACTGTTGAAGTTGGAACAGTTATTTGTTCATTAGACACGCCACATCATAGTGAGGATATAGATAGCGTAGAGGCATCAGTGCATAATAATGAGCAACAAGAAACAGAAGACGAACAGAGTATATCTCAACCCTTTAAAAACTCAATCGAACAGGATCAAGATCAATCTCAAGCTAAAAATAATGGGCGTTATTCTCCTGTTGTTTTTAAGCTAGCATCTCAACACCATATTGATTTATCGCAAGTTGTCGGTACAGGATTTGAAGGACGTGTAACAAAAAAAGATATTGAAGCTGTTATTCAACATAAAGGTAATCCATCTCAAACTACTGTCAAAACAGAGACTTCAATATCAAAACAATCCAATCCAACACCTGAAACACATAAAGACACTATTCCGGTCAACGGCGTTCGACGTCAAATTGCACAAAAAATGGTACAAAGTGTTCAAGAGATTCCGCATGCTTGGATGAAAATAGAAGTTGATGCCACAGAAATGGTAAAAACACGAAATCACTATAAATCGAAATTTAAAGAGCAAGAAGGTTATAATCTCACATTCTTTGCATTTTTTGTTAAAGCAGTTGCTGAAGCACTCAAAAAACATCCTACCCTAAATAGTTCTTGGCAAAATGATGAAATTGTACTGCATAAAGACATTCATTTATCTATCGCAGTTGCTCATGAAGATAAGTTATTCGTACCTGTTATTCATAATGCAGATGATAAATCTATTAAAGGCATTGCCAAAGAGATCTATAATTTAGCGAATAAAGCACGTCACAATCAATTAACTCAAGCTGATATGACAGGTGGGACATTCACAGTTAATAATACAGGTACATTTGGTTCCGTTAGCTCAATGGGAATTATCAATCATCCTCAAGCCGCTATCTTACAAGTTGAATCTATTATTAAAAAACCTGTAATTATCGATGATATGATTGCTATACGTCATATGGTAAACTTATGTTTATCTATTGATCATCGCATATTAGATGGTCTTCAAGCCGGTCGTTTTTTAAATGATGTCAAGCAACATATTGAACATTATACACTTGAAAATACAACACTTTATTAA
- the prli42 gene encoding stressosome-associated protein Prli42 produces the protein MQNKKLRKILLIVMLLAIIVSLILTGIAPLMSM, from the coding sequence ATGCAAAATAAGAAATTAAGAAAAATATTACTGATTGTTATGTTATTAGCGATTATCGTCTCATTAATTCTGACAGGCATTGCGCCATTAATGAGTATGTAG
- the brxB gene encoding bacilliredoxin BrxB, which produces MDLSFDLYMNNVVKQAREDMVRAGYEELTTEEEVDSVFKQEGTTLVMINSVCGCAGGMARPAAAHALHYDVLPDRLVTVFAGQDKEATQRARDYFEGYAPSSPSFALMKDGKITEMIERHQIEGHDTMDVITQLQRLFDQYCEAK; this is translated from the coding sequence ATGGATTTAAGCTTTGATTTATATATGAATAATGTTGTTAAACAAGCACGTGAAGACATGGTTCGTGCAGGTTATGAAGAACTCACAACTGAGGAAGAAGTCGATAGCGTCTTTAAACAAGAAGGTACAACATTAGTGATGATTAATTCAGTGTGTGGTTGTGCAGGAGGTATGGCAAGACCAGCAGCAGCACACGCATTGCACTATGATGTGTTGCCAGATCGTCTTGTCACTGTTTTTGCTGGACAAGATAAAGAAGCAACACAACGTGCACGTGACTATTTTGAAGGTTATGCCCCATCTAGTCCTTCATTTGCATTAATGAAAGATGGTAAGATTACAGAGATGATCGAACGTCACCAAATCGAAGGTCATGATACAATGGATGTTATTACACAATTACAACGTCTATTTGATCAATATTGTGAAGCAAAGTAA